One genomic window of Pagrus major chromosome 22, Pma_NU_1.0 includes the following:
- the LOC141018264 gene encoding 5-hydroxytryptamine receptor 1E, whose translation MDMENYPGGSTSEPNITNCSGPPAGSLQGVQFKDGMAVVVFVLGFLTLLTALINGAVIMAICTTKKLHLPANYLICSLAVTDFLVALLVMPISIVYITMETWSLGQVVCEMWLSMDMTCCTCSILHLCVIALDRYWAITKAIEYARKRSARRAAIMVGIVWVISVFISMPPLFWRQRSSSGSLQQCIIEHDHLGYTIYSTLGAFYIPMIIILILYYRIYNAAKSLYQKRGSSRHLSSRSMGRQNSVDHCRVSHTFCVSDLSNSDPTLATDKLSTNIRIPSFDADMERQDEQDQICTSRERKAARILGLILGAFIVCWLPFFLKELLVGLQVLWPSQLLSDFLTWLGYINSLINPMLYTSFNDDFKLAFKKLLKRK comes from the coding sequence ATGGACATGGAAAACTACCCAGGGGGGAGCACTTCCGAACCCAACATCACAAATTGCTCCGGCCCACCTGCTGGCAGCCTGCAGGGGGTCCAGTTCAAAGACGGGATGGCGGTGGTGGTTTTTGTCCTTGGCTTCCTCACCCTACTCACTGCACTCATCAATGGTGCAGTCATCATGGCAATCTGCACCACCAAGAAGCTCCACTTGCCCGCTAACTACCTCATTTGCTCTCTGGCCGTGACCGATTTCCTTGTAGCGCTCCTTGTGATGCCCATCAGCATTGTCTACATCACCATGGAGACATGGTCCCTGGGTCAGGTGGTATGTGAGATGTGGTTGAGCATGGACATGACCTGCTGCACCTGCTCCATCCTGCACCTGTGCGTCATCGCCCTGGATCGGTACTGGGCCATCACCAAAGCAATCGAGTATGCTCGTAAGAGGTCAGCCCGTCGCGCCGCCATCATGGTGGGAATAGTCTGGGTCATCTCAGTTTTCATATCCATGCCACCCTTGTTCTGGAGACAGAGGTCCAGCAGCGGCAGCCTCCAGCAGTGCATCATAGAGCATGACCACCTGGGATACACTATATACTCTACTCTGGGAGCATTTTATATTCCTATGATCATCATTCTCATCTTATACTACAGGATTTACAACGCTGCTAAAAGTCTCTACCAGAAGCGTGGCTCTTCTCGGCACCTCAGCAGCCGCAGCATGGGCCGTCAAAACTCTGTGGACCACTGTCGTGTCTCCCACACATTCTGCGTGTCGGACTTGTCCAACTCAGATCCCACACTGGCTACTGACAAACTCAGCACCAACATCCGCATCCCATCCTTTGATGCAGACATGGAAAGGCAGGATGAGCAGGACCAGATATGTACCTCACGGGAAAGGAAGGCAGCGCGAATCCTTGGCCTCATCCTTGGGGCCTTCATTGTCTGCTGGCTGcctttctttttaaaagaacTCCTGGTGGGGCTGCAAGTGTTATGGCcctcacagcttctctctgacttCTTGACTTGGCTGGGTTATATCAACTCTCTCATCAACCCCATGCTATACACCAGCTTCAATGATGATTTCAAGCTTGCTTTTAAAAAGCTACTCAAGAGAAAATAA